CCGTACAATTGGTCTGGACGCGAAACAGCACGTTTGActtcgtttttagggtttttgggggCTCCAAAGCTCAATATGGTTAGAACTTGTTAAGCAACTTGTCATTGGATATAAATACACTTGTTATGCCTTTTTATTGGTCTGAGAGAAAATATTAGGCATTTGATCAGGGTTTGAGAGAGTTGTCTCCTTGTTTTGGCTTTTGGTAGGAGAGTTCTGTAAACTTCTTCTTTGTAGCTCTTTGAGCATTTGTATTTGATTAGTGAAGCCATCGATCGACTGCCTGTGGAGCTTACATTCCCAAATAAGACCGAACCATGTATATCTGTGTGTATCTCTCTCCTTTTGattgatttctctctctttttcttatgTTTGGTTTGCTTCACATATCTATTtttcttcgattcaatattcaTAATCATCGTCTGTTTGTTACGGCTTTTCCACAACATGTTTGACATGCTTAATGGCTTGAGTGGGGATATCTCAACATGTTTAACATACTGTTTTGTCGTCCCTGCAGAACGCGATGAGAGCGTAGCATGCAAGTGGAGTAGCATATATGCATAATATATCACACGACTCACATCTTTCGTAAGAAATCCATTCAACTGATCAAGTTAACTATCTTTTCAACCTACCCCTCCAAGCTTGCAGCTCCACTTCCACTCCCATTCAGAAATCCTTTTGGGCAAAGAACTCGAAGTTAGTCGGATTACGCATCTATTTAATACTTTTTCTTCGAACtccttatgtttttttttttttaatcggcaaaagatgaattttattaGAAAGGGGAAAGGGAAAGGGTATCCAACAAATAGTTGGACACTACACCTTAAGAGCGGAGCCCATAACACCTAAGGGTCTACCAGGTCCACTGCAAATAATACAATATAGATCAACCCCAACACccaaattaaacaaagaaaGCCCAAAACCCAAATCCAGCCCAAGCCTAGACCGACCCACCCAAACCATCCCACAAAACCCGAAACTACACCGGCAGCCACCGCCGTACAAACCACCGTGGCCCAGTCTCGCCGTTAAGCCGAGCCGGCCTCTCCCAGATATAGAGACCGGCGACGGAAACTAGCCTACGACAGTGAAAGCCAATGCAGTCAGGGCCTGAGGGCCAATGCTTAGGATACttgttatactccctccgtcccggtttgtttgtccccttttcgactttttgagagcgtttgacctctcaaagaattgtctataattttcaattcgtaatgtttctaatatgcaatatggatcttgtttgatagatctcaattagttttattatacaaaattttcaaaatcataaaaaaatattataaaatgtaatatataagtatatttttaaaagacacgaatttcgataattagacaaacaaattggcatggagggagtattatacATGCAATTAAGTGAAAATATATGCATTGCACATGACATGACGTAACATCGACAACACAAATTACTTTACTTACACCGGTTTCTCAAAACAACATATACGACATACATTTTCGTCAGAAAAAAATCCATCTACGATAACACAATCAGTATCACATTGCTGCTGCTTTTGCTTGTACCCTAGAAGCAATGACAGTCTTGTTTTCCAATGAACTTCTCATCACTTCTTCCTTTTGGCAGGTACTAGTAGTATTAGTAAGGAAACTCCTATATATACCAAAAAGCAGATTGCTTGGGAGTCCTTTTGAGAGTTTGACGATCAATCTAGTAAAGCCCGAATGTCAAGCCGTAGCCGGCAACCCATTCGTAGTCATCCATCAATGTCCATAAAAAGTAGCCGCGTACATTAGCACCATTCCTATCAGTAGAAACAATAGGTATAGGTTCAAATACTTTACAAACTAACTATGTGCACCTCATCCCATATTGAAAATGGACATGGATGAGTGACCGACAAGCGAGGGTGAAACATATTAATTAATGGAAATGATACCAAAATCCACTTTTTATATAGTCACCTAATTGATCTGGCCAAGGAAGCCAAGTATGCTTTGTGAAATGCAATTCGCTTTACATCATTCAGTAACTCTTGATTTGGTGGTGAATACCCTGTAACCAAAGGGGTACTGATCAACCAAAGATTGTAATTTGATCCCTTGGAATGTGGCTTTAGAAATTCATGGACAAGGCAAATTTATCAGATCAAGCGCAATCCGAGAACTGAAGGGTACAAATTTTCACCTTCGTTTCTCCTTTTACGATAATTTTTCGGTAAGAGGCAGACATAATTGTATCAATTACTCACCATTTTCCAGCACATACATAGGCTTGTTATGATATCTATCCTTAAGACAGTTAACAATCTCCTCCATGCCTCTTGGAACTACAAAGAAAGTTGAAACCCGTCTGTTTCACCAAAACAAACGAATGAATTTAAACTTAACGTACACATAGGACATTAGCGAGCGCTGTCATACTATACCATCATAGTATATAAAACTTTTCATACCGGCTCCCCAATTGGAACACCATCCCGATATTCAGTAGAGTTTACAAAGCCTCGAATTGGCCGGTCTGCGCCTAAGGGGCAACTAGAATAAATGCAGTCCTTACTCCTTGGCATAGGATGTTGAGTAATGGTTAAGGCCCATGAAGTCAATGCTGCCTTTTATGTACTCTTTTTCCTCCGGAGAGAAGCTCCGTAACTCCTTTCCATGGTAATGGCACATTTCTGAAGGGTTATCTCCAAATACTAGGGGGTCCAAAGCCCTGTTTAAGAATATGTAAACGGCTGTCATCTTCTGTATGCTGATAGTGTACATGTAGCAGAATTGTTCAGTAATTACTAACTTTAGGAAGATAAATTAAGGCAAAATGGTTGTAATCTCTTCACGAGTCACCACCCTAACATATCATCAGAACATGATCCTCGCCAGGCTCACTATCCACTTTTGTGGGCTCTTTTTCAACGTCTATATATTCTTTTCGGACCCACTTCAAGATCAGAACCGTTCACTTTTCATAATTCGTTGAGAACAACGGCCACGCATATATCATGTTGATCGAATATTGATTAATATAATTCCGAAAGATATTTATATTAAGAACATGAGTTCCAATTCAGTGTCCCAAACCCAATGTCTATTTTTTTCAGTATACGTATGTTCCGAAAACATATCTATCCCTACCCGATAAATATGAATTTTGGCATGGCAGATCTTCTCAAAAGAATTTTACAAATTTAACAGTTTCAACTATCAAATTGAACACTCAAAGACCCCACAAATGACCCAAGTCCGAGTTGAATCCTTTTTTCGACAGGTTGATACTGTTGTGAACTACGAATCTCTTACTCCAGCTGTACGCCTCCTGTACAAAACAAGAATGAACTATTTTTGCTAGAAAAAAATCCAGTGAGATAAGtacatcctctctctctctcttccaaagACTTATCTCCAAAACCAATCACTCTGACAAGGCCCATTCCATTTGCGCAATCAATTTgttgagattcgttttcaattatgaccagtcacaattaattgttaccggtcataattgattttcaatatggaccgtccaaaaacactttggacgtgTGCGATTGGCCTCCGTAAAACCTTCTTTATGGAACGATctgcaaataagattttctatTAAAGGATAGAGAAGAAGACTTCGGGGTGGGTTTGGCTTGTTAagtcaaaatgatttttcttttgtctttattcaaatttttttcgtattttttaattttgcttcaaatttttgtaacttattgattcgcTCCATCcaaaggaatcggaaaagtaatttttttttttatcgaaactcggaatttttttaagaaaaagattactattatttttacttattttatctttattcaaaaaatcatgagtttcaatcataatattttactttttcgattcctctcgttgagacgaattaataaactacaaaagtttgacacaaaataaacaaatgcaaaaaaaaaaaattgacacagaacgtacaattaaaaaaaatttaaaaattggcTTATATAGCCGAAAGACCCCACAGAGTTTTGTCTATTTGTGAACGTGTTAGAAGGAAGGGGAAACGGGGAGGGGGGAAATGGGTCGGGGTCGGGCGGGTATGGGTTtgacttgacccatatttgacccaacccgtttcaacccgtttACTATTTGACTCGCCCATATTTAACCCGCAATCCGTTTCAACCCGTTTCAATCCgctcatttgccacctctagtcCACACGTATGTGAGAGTGTTGGGCTGAGTTTTCTATGCACATCTTATTGATAAATTACATATGCtaatgaacaattaaaatagGAGTAAAGCTCTATGTGACTGAAAAAAATGTCCTTCTTGGGGCtaattctctctcatctctgacTCTCTCTATGTCACCACACTCGAGAATCAcgtgttattattatttttctttttaacagcAACAATTCGTATGGGGTTACTTCTTGAGTTATGTTGTATAATTGGACTttaggttagtttttttttccatacgGTATACATCAACAGAATTAGAGGAGTTAATAAGCTAGCAGGTTAGTCCATAGGAATCCAGAGACTGTCTATAACCCTGAATCCCAAACGCGCTCCCGCAGGACTCGAACCTACGCCTCCATTGGGGAAGCAATGACTCACACCAACTGCACTGCAGTTGGTTTGGCGGACTTTAGGTTTGGGTTATTCACCAAGAATATGGtcctttttttattcttttcataAATTGGGCGTATGTGGGGCAGACTTCTgctttgttctctttccttttcaaaaagcatCTAGATTTctcctactttcaacatttttttttctatttctctccacttattactctactatttttcaaaaaaaatttcaaataccaaaccaaacacagcattcatttttagaaaatgagTGTGATATCACGATTCACgtgttattttattttgtttatcagCAGCTCAAGTGTTATTGTTTAATGTGGTGGTTGTTtgcgagaaattttttttttttttgaaattctagtttttcaaaattactttagaatgtttgtcaaaaattctAGATAATGGATTCTCGGATTCTGGAGATtctgaaaagctaaaaaaagaatgaaattctcaaaatttcaaaattgtgtTTCGATAACTTTTGGGATTTCGACAACACAAATTCTAGTAGTTGTAACAAAACAAGTTTCTCAACCTCTACTAAAATTGGAAATTTGAAATCTGCAACAGAATTCGAAGCTAAAATCGAAAAAACAAGTAGATAGAAGCGTTAACAAATTGGGAAAATCAATGTTTTCCATTAGATGTATACATACTACTCGCTTCTATGGGTAATCGAATAAAATCAACTAGGCTAATTTTGTTGGTCGCTCAAAACCAGCGACGAGCCTGTAAAAGCATAAAAAAGTTTATAAGCGTGGAATCAACTATTGATATATAAGCTGGCTTGGACACCCGAGTTATGAACACAAACTATTGACATAAACAAATTTCACAAAAGCAACGATAGAGATTCTTGAAATCGTACTACATTTCTGCTTGTTTGGTTTTTACTCCTGATAATATGACCTTTCTCTGCTTCTGAATGTAGAACTCCTCCTCGGACTCATAACTACTAGCTTCCTCATCGTTGAGGCTATTGCTGGTCAGAAAATTCTTGTACCACTTTGCAGAAAGTTTTGGTATCCGTTGTAGCGATTTTCGATCGACGTAGTAAAGTCCGAATCCAACGTTGTAACCGTCTAGCCATTCGAAGTCATCCATCAATGTCCATATGAAGTAGCCACGCACATCGGCTCCATTCCTgtcaccaaaaaaataaaactcccCCATCAAATCGAATCGATTTTACCAGTTCGAATATataattggtaaaaaaaatgtatggaTTGTACTAAAATTAGTTCGTCCGAACTTAATTTTGTTACAAGAAACCGAGAAGTCATGTGCTTTATGACTTGAGAGTTCTCCAAGCTACTGTCCTAGCTTTAacaggattttttttccctattatTATTGTTCGAATTTGGAATCGTTTTAGTGATTTTGGAGCTACATAAAATAATTCAGTTCCTATTTCGCTAAAGACCCAACTCCACAAACGAAAATACCACCAGACCAGTCAGCGAAAAAAGATCACtccgatattttttttttcttctgttccATACATTGAACAGGCAGAAACGCTAGTTTAAGTCTAATTAATGGAGTAAAAAGGGAGTGATCAACAAAAATCACCTGATTGCTTTGGCCAAGGAAGCAAGGTATGCCTTGTGAAATTCGACTCGCTTGACATCAAACAGTGAGTCTTGGACTTGTATATCTTGTCTTATTTGAGCATACCCTAGAATAAATTGTAAAAGTTTTAGATTCCAAACACtaacaaaatctgaaaaataaGGTTTAGattcaaattccaaaaaatctttatttcTCTTTGGtaatacaaaattaaagatcAACTTAATTACCATTTTCAAGCACAAATGTAGGTTTGTTATGGTATCTTTTCTTAAGATATTCGATAATCTTCTCCATGCCCCTTGGAACTACGTACATTCCATCCATCCCTGCCTGTAAATTGTAAAAgcatggaattttttttgccggtcaaaaaaaaaaaagcatagacatttttatttatttatcaaagcATAGAAATTAGTTGGCATCATACTTTGCAGATAGGTCACAAGGAGATCGATAACTTAAAAACTAAAGAGATCTTTGCAACAATTTCggaaacaaaatttaaattatctctCTAAATATTGCTTTAGATTAGAGTGAAAGCACATAAAAGTATTTAATATGACTATGAAATTACGATTAGTcttcaataaaaattgatagTGTCTAttgtaaataattaaaaagaaaatttattgtaattacttcaaaaagaaaatttcaaaacctaCTCTTAAAAATTTGATGAATGCACACTAAGAAACTCGTATTCTAATTAAGATTTTCTGTACCGGTTCTCCTATTGGAACACCATCGCGTTCCCCTGTAACGTAGGAAAATCCAATCACATGACCATTCCCTTGAAAGTTACAACTGGAATGGATGCAGTCCTTGGCATAAAGAGTTGAGTAATGGTTAATGCCAATGAAGTCGATGCTGCCTTTTACGTAATTTCTTTCCTCCACGGAGAATCTTGGTAATTCATTCCCGTGATAGCGCCGCATTTCCGGAGGGTAATCTCCCAATGACAAGGGATCAAAAACCCTAAACGATAGTGAAACAGTAGGATTAAGCACAATTAAATTCATACTAGTAGTTAATTTTAAAAGGAAAGGGTGAAAAAATCAATAGATCAAATCTTTCCGAAAATAGAAATAATTAGTTGTTATTCTTGGTGGTTCTACATTGGGCTTGATTTAGTTCTCTTTCTCTGTTGGAGGTAATTCTCTGCTTGAAAACCTTAGCACTTACCAGGCCAGATTGAAAGCCAAGACCCTACTTGCAGCTTCCCTATCAAGATCATCATCTGTCAATGGTTCATACATATCTGCATATGCCACAATTCCAATTGATCCGCCCTGTTTTCAAGAGAGTtgcaaaatttcaaatatttagaCGTTATTAAGAGTGCTTTATGTCGGGGGGTGATCTGTACCGGAAGAAGCTCTTTGCACCTCTTCCATTGGAATCCTCGCCATTGGATCACGAGGGAATTTCAAACATAGGAATCTTGAGCCATGATCCAACAGTTAGGAATTCGTTAGAACAAAGGTACACAGAATCTCCGGTGATATCTGACGAGTGTTTAATCACCTGAAAATGCTCGCGATAGAGCTTGACAGCCCTGGCATGTGCCAATAACATGTTGTGCATAGAAATAAGTGGCTCTTTGATGGAATTGCCAATGGAACAATTCCCATAAGGCTCGGAACAGTGGGACGGTGGAAACATGCCCTCCTTGTAGGCGAGTACCGCAAATAAGTTTGGCTCGTTGATTGTGATCCAGTACCTCACTCGATCCCCAAAACTTTCAAAACAAGTTTTAGCAAAATGGACAAAATCTTCCCTGCAAAATCACAACCATATCGACAATGGCGTTTTTAGTGGAAGCTGAGTTCCATGAGTTCAAGATACGGAAAACAAAAAGTACTTGTGTACCCAGTATCAATCAgtgggaaaggaaaaaaaaaattggcatacTGCATTAGAGGACTGAGCCAAGACCCATATCGTTCCTCGAGTTCTTGTGGGAAATCATTATGGTTTATTGTCACAAATGGCTCAATTCCTGCATTTGAATTTATTCTGTCAAATAGATTATATGCATCTGATACGAGTTGGATTCTCCATatagtggaatgggtgatcacttaataacatttgagacctctccactcattgccaattggttatgagatggatataaagtttctacatggtctCAGAGCGGGGCctgttccaccccacattttaaaaaatttacaatccacaccccacgatgacagaccagcaaaaaggctgcacgatgataaaatccaaaaaagtggccacacgtgacagatctcaaaatgcggctgcacgtgaggggatGTTAAGATATAAAGTCatacattgcttgggagtggaatgggtgatcacttaataacatttaggacttctccactcattgccaattgattataagatggatataaagtttctacattaTATGCATGCATCTGATACGAGTTGGATTCTCAATAGATGAAGATTCTGTGTAAAAGAGTGTGTACCTTGGAGCAAAAGATTGTCTATGATATCGTTATAGAACGTTACACCTCTTGGATTCACGGCACCAAATCTTCCTCCTAATACACCTCGTTAACAGAAATGGTCAAGTCTTATGAACCAAGAAGATTAGGAGTAGCTGATAACAATTGATTGTGCTATTGGCAACATACTAGGTAGAACTCTGGTCCAAGAGATTGAAAATCTGTAGGCATTGACCCCCAAAGAATTCATCATCTCAATGTCTTCCTGAGGTAATCGGAGCAATAGAAACTGTGAATCGCTTTTCAATACGAATAAGAGACTTAAAAGTATAAACTTACAAAATCCGACGTAACGGTAAAATACCAGGTAGCGATGGTAATGGTTGTTGGCCACATCCCCGTTCGCTCCCTTCGTTTGGCCCCCTGGAAGAGTTCAATAAACAGTCACAACCTCTTCGATAATCCTTGCTTATTGCCCGATCTTCTTTATTTGCATGTTTACTTAGCCTGTCTTTGAATTTTAACTTATTTCGCGTTTTGATTCAGATacaaaataagcaaataagggCGGGCTACCAAACGCGTTCTCAGAGAAACTCCTGTGTACTAGTATAGTGGTATTAGCATTTCAAAGAATTTATCATTACCTTGGGTATGAGTGAAAACATCCCAGTTGCTGAGACTCTTGCCATCTTGATGATATGCTCCTTCAATCTGCGTGAAAAATTATCGAAGACAAATACAAATAGAAAGACAGAAAAACAACTtcaaagaagatgaaggaagaagaaaaagacatAATTAATACTTGATACGAATAAGTGGATGTTCCAAAGAAGAAATCATCAGGGAATCCGGATCTTTCAGTGTCTTCTCCCTCCAGTTTTTCATTGAAGCTCACAACAAAAGAAGGAACAGAGGAAAAGAGAATCAGAAGAAAGCAGAGATGGGAATGGATAATGTTTAGTTTCATTTTGGTTTCcatctctttatttttcttggatCATAGAAAGATTTGTTACTTTAGTTGAGAAGTGCCAAGTATGATGCTCAACAAGCCAGCGAAAGGTATGAGTAATGGGATCGGCTTCTCTCCATACCCGAACATACTCCACTCGGGGGTCTATGCGACTgacgagttgagttttgtaCATTCTTTACTTAAGAAGGTGAACATTACCTTCTTTcatattggttgaaatggtgtggatcccatcacaaagtgatgtcatgattaccaaaaagtgtattgcgtggtaagtatgacatcactttgtggtgggatccacaccatttcaactaataggaaagagggtaatgttcatccCCTTtcaaggagggtgaacaaaattgcactcgcgACTGATCGTTCATTTTATGGAACATGCTAAACTCATGTATACACTAATTTCCGGTCTATGCGATTGACTCCAGCTCTCGCCCACGCCCTCCATGACTGCTTGGGTGAGAGCCTGAGGTCAGTCGCATAGACAGGAAATTTGATAACGGAGCGATGATAGTTTTTACAAAAActtatgttgtgtttggatttagatttgaaatttttttaaaaaaataatatatattgaTAATAAATGATAAGAGATAGAGTAACAAATATTGAAAATACGAGGAATCtaattagtattttttaaaaaatactttttaaaaaataaagagaaaaaaacattaGTGTAGGACCCATGCCAATATTAAAGTTATAATACCCCCAAAGTCCAAAAGTTGGTTTGCCTTtttaggttttttgtttttttatcagagGTTGTCTTTTCATGTTAAAGCTGTCTTTTCCGACATGGTGACTCAACCAGTGCAATTATTTTGGGCCTAAAAATAGTTTAGGCTTTGGCTTTTATCAAAGACACCCGCCATGATATGTATCTATGCTAGTTGATTGTCCATGTTTGAAGCCACTTTCAACATAAATTTTACACTTTATCTTATTAATTTTCATGCATGAACGCGTTTGCCTTTAAATTCACATAAAACTTTTCCAATTCCAGAAAATATCCGAACCAATGTACGTCcttgggagggagagagagagagagagagagagagagatttggtagAAAAAAGAGTGATAAagtattccttttttttttgtttttttccctaattATACGACCACAAATTTTAAAGAAAGTAATCTAACGGTTACAGAGGTTACTCTCGTTTACATACCTATACAGGTTTTTATAGAAACCACGATGTTTTATAATATAGGTATTTAGTACCCAAGCGGAATATTGAGGTTATTCAACAAGAACATGTCCGTTTTCTTTGGATAAATTGAGCTTCGACATAATTCatttaacaagaaaaaagggTCTTAATGTCAAATCTAATACTTCCtttgtccggatttaatagtctctAGTTCAATCCTAACTGAATAAAAAaagagttatatctttaaattaataataaattttatatacaatatgaatcttatttgataaatctcaattagttctatcatacaatatttttaaaattacataaaatattataaattacaagataaaatcgattgaaaagtggcacaaactctcaaaaagaactattaaatccggacggaggaagtaattgCTAAATACAGACGCGTGAACGAAATTTGTTGGTTCCATCCAAGACCATGAAATTTTTTAACTACTTTACAAAAAAGACTTTCAAAATACGCGATTTTAAAGACGGACGCAGGCTCGATTTTGAATTAGAGAATGGTAGGAGGAGAATATTCTTTTGCACTCCTATATATCTGGAGTACTGAAGGTAACTGAGCCACACTCTTTGAACGTCTTAGGAAACGACATTAAGTTAGTATTACTTATGTTTGAATTTCAGCGGATCGATGTAGTTGAATGCAGGTATATTGCTGTGTCAATCTGATGTTATTTGCCTCTATTTAAATGATCAAATGAATCTTGAAGATCTTCCGATGTCGTCTTGAATCTTATAATACCTGAGGTTTGGCCCCCAATCAATAATTTTAAACTCGCTAAATAAATGAAACTAAGCCCACATATATACGAATTAGAGCAATTAATGGACCTGTAGATGTCAAAATGACTTTGCCAgagttattattttttggatgaCTATAGTATAATTTTGTCAATAAACTAGTAAAAGATTGGTAACTCTCTTTTCAACTACTTTTCGTCAACTAATTTTTCTCAATTACTATTTCTGGACAActacttttgtttttggtttattttactATACTCTATAGTTTTTAAATTAGATTCCTCAAACCAAAACTTTATTGTGTTTActaaatttgaatttggtatgGGTTTGTTCAATATCGTTTTCAATGTcatcattatttttgtttgaattattaGGGATGCTATCCATTTGGAATCAAATGCTCAAGATTTTCAGCAGGAGAAGAGGGACATATTTTCTGATTGAGTCTTGCGTAAGTCTGCTGAGTTTTTGAATCTTAATGCTCGGGAAATTTTTGTCTAAttctcaaaaagttaaaaactcgAAAAATGTAATTTGTAGCTCTGTTTTTACATTTCCATTCTCccatggagggaaaaaaaagaagtcaattcATCCTTATCATAACCGGGCTAAATATACATTTTCGTGCCTGTAAAACGCGATGAAAGTGTAGCATCCATGTGGAGAAGCATATATGCACAAATTTATCATACGCCTCATATCTTCCATGAGAAATCCACTCGATTGATCAAGCTAACTATCTTTTCAACCTACCCCTCCAACCTTTTAGTTCGACTTTCACATATATTGTACATGTATTAGTCATATTGTGCAtttattcaattcttttcaTTTGAACTCCAAATATTCATTACTTGGGATACCTGGTTAATTATATGATAAAacggcttcttcttttttctattgtACATGCAAGTGAAAATATATGCATTGCACATGACCTAATATCACGAATACAAATTACTTTACTTACACCGCTTTCTCAAAATAACATAT
The sequence above is drawn from the Rhododendron vialii isolate Sample 1 chromosome 6a, ASM3025357v1 genome and encodes:
- the LOC131329247 gene encoding beta-glucosidase 18-like, which translates into the protein METKMKLNIIHSHLCFLLILFSSVPSFVVSFNEKLEGEDTERSGFPDDFFFGTSTYSYQIEGAYHQDGKSLSNWDVFTHTQGGQTKGANGDVANNHYHRYLEDIEMMNSLGVNAYRFSISWTRVLPRGRFGAVNPRGVTFYNDIIDNLLLQGIEPFVTINHNDFPQELEERYGSWLSPLMQEDFVHFAKTCFESFGDRVRYWITINEPNLFAVLAYKEGMFPPSHCSEPYGNCSIGNSIKEPLISMHNMLLAHARAVKLYREHFQGGSIGIVAYADMYEPLTDDDLDREAASRVLAFNLAWVFDPLSLGDYPPEMRRYHGNELPRFSVEERNYVKGSIDFIGINHYSTLYAKDCIHSSCNFQGNGHVIGFSYVTGERDGVPIGEPAGMDGMYVVPRGMEKIIEYLKKRYHNKPTFVLENGYAQIRQDIQVQDSLFDVKRVEFHKAYLASLAKAIRNGADVRGYFIWTLMDDFEWLDGYNVGFGLYYVDRKSLQRIPKLSAKWYKNFLTSNSLNDEEASSYESEEEFYIQKQRKVILSGVKTKQAEM